The sequence CCTTATTCGGCAATCTCTTATATTTCCGTCAGCATTGGGATTGGCACTGGCCAAATTATTGACGGCAAGCTATTCACAGGTGCAAATGGCTTTGCAGGCGAATTTGGCCATATGTCCATTGACCGCCATGGAAAACAGTGCCGTTGCGGGAATCAAGGCTGCTGGGAGCTGTATAGTTCTGAAAAGGCGTTACTTGAAATTGCCGCAATCAACATGAACCGACGAAGCATTTCACTTGAACAAGTGCTCGCAGCTGCCGAGGCCGAAAACCGAGCAGCTCTAAATGCCTTTGCCGCAGTCGGTCATTCACTTGGCATCGGCCTTGTCTCGATGATTCATTCCATGAATCCTGAGGCGATCATCATAGGCAACCGTTTTGCTAAATTAAAACCGTATATTCAAAGCCCAATTGAAGAGACGCTCGCAAAACATCTTCCTTCCTATTATCAAAAAGCAGTCAAACTGTTGTTTTCAGAGCTTGGCCAGGAGGCGCCTTTACTAGGCGGATCTCTTCTTGCAACAAGCCAGTTTTTCAACCGCCACCGCATCCACTTAACGGTTCATTAGTACAGGCGACCCCTTCATTGTGTCGAGAAGCGGTACACCGTTTCATGTTGGTAAATCGTACCCGGTTCAAGCCAAATGTGCGGCAAATCGTCATATTGGAGGGAGGCAGGGGAAGCTTGTGCTTCTAAGCAAAAACCGCCATATTTTCTTGAAAGCCCGTCTGTAAGTTCTGGTTCTGAACCAAGCCCATTGCCTGTATAGAGGACAAGGCCAGGCTGTGTGGTTTCCATCGATAGCACACGGCCGCTTTTTGGTTCATAAACACGGACGCTTTCATGTTTAGTGTGATCAAGTAAAAAATAATGATCATAGCCATTTCCGACACACCGGTTTTGCTCTATCCCGTCTTCTAGTCCTTGCCGGAAAGCACGGCCTTGGCGGAAATCAAATAAACTGCCTTTTGCCTTTATGACGTTTCCAGTTGCAATCAACTCATTGTCGAGCTCAAGGTAGGCAGATGCATCCATTTCCAGCACATGGTCATGGATCGTTGCCCCTTTTTCTCCGGCCAAATTAAAATAGGTATGGTTGGTTAATGTAAGCGGCGTCCGCTTGTCAGTTTTCGCTGTGTATGAAAGAATCCATTCATTGTCATCGGTCAATGTATACGTGATGTCGATGTCCACATTGCCAGGATAGCCGCCATCCCCATCAGGAGAGCGGTGCTGAAACCGCACACCTGAGCCCCGTGGAGATGTAAACGTTTCTGTTTCAAAGCGAATTTGGTGAAGCCCGCTAGCTCCGCCATGCAAATGGTTTGCCCCTTCATTTGCTTGCACGTGTATTTGTTTCCCCTCTGCTGTAAATGAAGCGCCTGCAATCCTGCCAGCAACTCTGCCTATTAACGCCCCAAAATAGGGACTGTTGTCCGTATACTCATTCATATCCTTGTAGCCGAGGGCAACGTTTGCTAATTGTCCGCTGCGGTCAAAAGCATCTATTCTCGTTACGATGCCGCCGTAATCTAGGCAGTCAAGGCGCATGCCATGTTTGTTTTGCAAACGTATTTGCTTCCAGCCATTTCTGACTATGTTTATTATCGGTTCCATCAACTGTCTCCTCTTATTTACGGAATGCCGCGAGCGCTTTGCTAATGGCTGCAGTCGCCGGATAGACTTGTTTATACAATTCATATAACGTCTCATATGTTTTTGCCCTACTACAGTCTGGCTCAAACACTGCATCCTGTTTAATAAATGCATCTGCACATTCTTTCAGCGAACCAAACCAGCCAGCTCCGTATGCAGCCAGCATCGCCGCACCCATGCCTGGCCCTTGCTCGCTTGTCTGCTTCACAATTGGCGTTTGGAAAATGTCAGCTTGCATTTGTAGCCACGTTTCGCTTTTTACTCCTCCGCCAATGGAAACAATTCTCTCAATCGTCTTTCCTTGTTCTCTGAACAAATCAAGTGACTCTCTTAATGAAAAAGTGATGCCTTCAAGGATCGACCTAGTAAAGTCGGCCTTCGTATGGCTGCTATCAGCACCGATAAAACTAGCACGGATAGTAGCGTCAGCGTGAGGCGTCCGCTCTCCGGCAAGATAGGGCGTAAACAACAACCCATTTGCCCCTGGGGGGACTTCTGCCACTCCTGCAAGCAATTGCGGAAACGTTTCTTCAGGAGCAAATGTTTGCTTAAACCAACTTAAACTATATCCTGCCGCTAATGTGACGCCCATTGTATAAAACGCATCTTCAGCTGCATGGTTAAAATAATGGACGCCTCCTCCAAATGTCTTCCCTTTTTCTTCCTGGTACGAAAGCATAACACCTGACGTGCCAATGCTAGCGAGCGTCTTGCCGTTTTCTAAAATTCCAGCTCCTACTGCTCCGCACGCATTATCGGCTCCTCCAGCAAAAACGGGTGTTTTGCTTGGCAGCCCCGTCGCTAATGCGATTTCTTCCGTCAACTGGCCGACACAAGCGTGTGATTCCACTAGCGTCGGACAAAGCGATGGATCAATGCCAAATGCCGAACATAGCGGTTCGCTCCATGTTTTTCTTTCGATATCAAGCAAGAGTGTACCTGCTGCGTCAGAATAGTCGGTATGCAATGCACCAGTCAACTTCAAGCGCAAATAGTCTTTTGGAAGCACGAATTTGGCCGCTTTTGTAAACACTTCCGGTTCATGCTCCCGTACCCACATCAGCTTTGGCAACGTAAAACCTTCAAGCGCTGGATTTTTGGCTAATTGTTGCAGCCTTTCAGCGCCTAGCTTTTCGTAAATCGCTTTGCATTGCGGGGAGGTGCGTGTATCATTCCATAAAATCGCCGGACGCAACACTTCGTTTTGTTCATCGAGCAAGACGAGCCCATGCATTTGCCCCGAAAAACTGATTCCCTCAATTTGAGTCGTTGCTTGTGGCAAGGCTGCTGCTATGTCCGATAATCCAGCAACGGTTTCCCTGACCCAATCGTTTGGATCTTGCTCGCTCCATCCTGATTTAGGGTGAGACAACGGGTATGGTTTAGACACTTCCATGACCACTTCACCCGTCTCGTTAACGACAAGCAATTTCACTGCGCTTGTGCCTAAATCAACACCAATGACATGTTTCAATTTGAATCGCTCCTTGCCGATCGTCTACTTTTTATGCAAATGCATTTAATAAATACTGGTTAATGATTGCTTTTATCCGTTCCACACGGCCTGAACGGG is a genomic window of Shouchella clausii containing:
- a CDS encoding aldose epimerase family protein, with the translated sequence MEPIINIVRNGWKQIRLQNKHGMRLDCLDYGGIVTRIDAFDRSGQLANVALGYKDMNEYTDNSPYFGALIGRVAGRIAGASFTAEGKQIHVQANEGANHLHGGASGLHQIRFETETFTSPRGSGVRFQHRSPDGDGGYPGNVDIDITYTLTDDNEWILSYTAKTDKRTPLTLTNHTYFNLAGEKGATIHDHVLEMDASAYLELDNELIATGNVIKAKGSLFDFRQGRAFRQGLEDGIEQNRCVGNGYDHYFLLDHTKHESVRVYEPKSGRVLSMETTQPGLVLYTGNGLGSEPELTDGLSRKYGGFCLEAQASPASLQYDDLPHIWLEPGTIYQHETVYRFSTQ
- the xylB gene encoding xylulokinase → MKHVIGVDLGTSAVKLLVVNETGEVVMEVSKPYPLSHPKSGWSEQDPNDWVRETVAGLSDIAAALPQATTQIEGISFSGQMHGLVLLDEQNEVLRPAILWNDTRTSPQCKAIYEKLGAERLQQLAKNPALEGFTLPKLMWVREHEPEVFTKAAKFVLPKDYLRLKLTGALHTDYSDAAGTLLLDIERKTWSEPLCSAFGIDPSLCPTLVESHACVGQLTEEIALATGLPSKTPVFAGGADNACGAVGAGILENGKTLASIGTSGVMLSYQEEKGKTFGGGVHYFNHAAEDAFYTMGVTLAAGYSLSWFKQTFAPEETFPQLLAGVAEVPPGANGLLFTPYLAGERTPHADATIRASFIGADSSHTKADFTRSILEGITFSLRESLDLFREQGKTIERIVSIGGGVKSETWLQMQADIFQTPIVKQTSEQGPGMGAAMLAAYGAGWFGSLKECADAFIKQDAVFEPDCSRAKTYETLYELYKQVYPATAAISKALAAFRK